The bacterium DNA window CCCTGGTATGTGCACCCCCCGTTCTACTTGTGGCTCGTCGCCGCGACCGGGCGCCTGGTGGGGTTCTCCGAGTGGTCCGTGCGAATCTGGTCGGCACTGTTCAGTATCGTCGCGGTGTACGCGACGGTATTGTTGGGTCGGGTCCTGTTCGGACCCCGGGTCGGGCTGCTCGCGGGGGCCATGCTCGCGGTCACCTTCCAGTACTTGATCCAGTCCCGCCTAGCCGTGTTCGACACCGTGCTGCTTGCGTGGATGCTGCTGGCCGTTTGGGCCTTCTACCGCGGGTACGCAACTCGCCGGCGCGCCGAGTACGTCCGCTTCTTCCTGTTCGCCGGCCTGGCCACCCTGACGAAGGGGCCGATCGGGCTCGTGCTCCCGGGGCTTGTACTCATCGCATTTGTCGGCCTGCGCCGGGCATGGGCCAGCTTGCGGGAGGTGCCGTGGGGTGCGGGTCTGGCCGTCTATGCGGTGGTGGGACTCTCCTGGTATGCCGCGCAGATCGCGCTGCATGGACGAGCCTTTGTCTCGTCCAACTTCGGGTACTACACTCTGCACCGGTATTTCGGGGTCGTCGAGAAGCACGCCGGGCCGTGGTACCTCTATCTGCCGGTGGCGCTGTTTGGCGGGTTCCCCTGGACGGCATTTTGGCCGGCCGCGGCGGCGCTGCACGTCCGCCGCTGGCGGGTCTCGGATGGCAGCCTGCTCGTCCTGTTGGGGGTGGCGATACCGTTTCTTTTCTACTCGGCGGCCCAGACCAAGCTTCCCGGGTACATCATGCCGATCTTTCCATTTGCGGCGGTGGGGGTCGCCGTGCTGTGGGAACCGGTCCTTGCGTCGAAGCGGCTGACCCCGCCGATCACAACCGCGTTGTGGGCGCTCCTGATCCTCGTCATGGCGTTGCTGTCGGCGGTGGCCGCGTATCTCGCCGTGTACCATCCGGGGGCGTATCAGACGGCGCGGCACGCGTTGCTGATTCCGGCCTGGGTGCTCGCGGCGGGCATCGGGATCGTCCTCCTCCTCGCCGTGGCAGGCCGGGCGGTCGCGTCGTTCGTCGCCCTGTGGGCCGCCGTGGCGATCACGTGGCTCGCGCTGCTGACCTGGGTCATCCCTCTCGTGGAAGCGCAAATGCCTCCGACGAAACCGCTGGCCCGCGAGATCCGACCCGTCCTCCAACCCGGTGATCGCATCGTCGGGTACAAGATGGACATCGCGTCATCGCTCATCTTCTACACCGGTCACCGGACCGAGTGGGCCGAAACGCCCGCCGCGCTGCACAGCGACCTCTGCGCGCCCGGCCGGGTGTTTCTCCTGATTACCAGGGAGGAGATGGCAAAGCTGCCACAGGCGCTGTCGGGGCTCAGCCTGTTCGCGGAGCGACGCGGCACGCTTGTCTTTATCAAGCCCGCCTCGATGCGGTGCCCCTAACGTGTCGCCGCGCGGCGCGCGTACGCGCGCAACGCCGCCGCGAGGACCGCGGCGGCACGCCGGGCGCACCGGGGCGCCTCCCGGCACAGCCAGATGGCCTCTCGCCACACTTCTGGGTGGGCGAGCGCCAGCGCGGGCCGCTGCCACACCTCCGAGAGGTCCCGCTCCGGCGTATCGAGGATGACGCGCACGGCAGCGATCCGCGACGCGGTGAGCAGCCCGGTCTCCATGTCGACGGCGACGCACCCTCGATCGACCCACGATTGGCGCGCCGCGCCCCGAACGAACGTGGAAGCAGTCCCGAGCGGGCCGCGGTCCGGTTCCCATCCGAGCTCCTGTGATGCCGCCACGAGGGCGGCCACGAGGGACGGGTCGCACGTGAGCCATCCGCCATCCGGCCGGAGCACTTTGTCCGGAATGATGACCGACCCTGTCGGCAGGCCGGGACGCACCGCGCCTGCCAATCCGCAGGTG harbors:
- a CDS encoding glycosyltransferase family 39 protein — translated: MASPSDPRWTARERCAVALLLVACALLDLYRLGVPPLFDQDEGNYAEIAAEIVQTGDPVTLHVNGQPWYVHPPFYLWLVAATGRLVGFSEWSVRIWSALFSIVAVYATVLLGRVLFGPRVGLLAGAMLAVTFQYLIQSRLAVFDTVLLAWMLLAVWAFYRGYATRRRAEYVRFFLFAGLATLTKGPIGLVLPGLVLIAFVGLRRAWASLREVPWGAGLAVYAVVGLSWYAAQIALHGRAFVSSNFGYYTLHRYFGVVEKHAGPWYLYLPVALFGGFPWTAFWPAAAALHVRRWRVSDGSLLVLLGVAIPFLFYSAAQTKLPGYIMPIFPFAAVGVAVLWEPVLASKRLTPPITTALWALLILVMALLSAVAAYLAVYHPGAYQTARHALLIPAWVLAAGIGIVLLLAVAGRAVASFVALWAAVAITWLALLTWVIPLVEAQMPPTKPLAREIRPVLQPGDRIVGYKMDIASSLIFYTGHRTEWAETPAALHSDLCAPGRVFLLITREEMAKLPQALSGLSLFAERRGTLVFIKPASMRCP